A window from Fibrobacter sp. UWB11 encodes these proteins:
- a CDS encoding DnaA ATPase domain-containing protein, with the protein MDNTVSLLDIAESPWQQVLDRVRSECKDFFGAVILDALGYEGMCNGYALLTVPDELRENWVNSHYGDLLRKSFTAVFGSEFVDYRIRQIAPSDPIPEIKLTVPVIPKVVQAPKPVKRPKQALSLYARYTFENFVEGECNSTAFRACQAVAENPGDPSLNPLFVYGESGLGKTHLLQSIAAKIQKNHPDYSIVYCHAYDFLRDATAMASALHNKTGNVRELAQKFRERYELCDILLLDDVQLLEKGLWTQERLAILIRHLRAEGKQVVISCDRHPSKFKVVDTDNERNSSRSSIPSISKKLLTPLESCVAVGLDEPDLLTRMHLISKKSEDLPFAKADREEICRYLSMPPRKNVRLIEGLLNFLGAMNMFCKADLNLNSVKRLVAPSEHGGHVELTSKNIIEAVALEYRVEVCELSSKRQSAAISMPRKVAMFLCRELTTDSLQNIGAMFCRDYATVIAAINSLKKQMEKDASLARRIQDIRYMLEA; encoded by the coding sequence GTGGATAATACTGTTTCTTTGTTGGATATTGCAGAGTCGCCCTGGCAACAGGTGCTCGACCGCGTGCGTTCGGAATGCAAGGACTTTTTTGGTGCCGTAATTCTTGACGCTCTTGGTTATGAGGGAATGTGCAATGGCTATGCCTTGCTTACTGTTCCTGACGAGCTTCGCGAGAACTGGGTGAATTCCCATTATGGCGATTTATTGCGCAAGTCCTTTACGGCTGTATTTGGTAGTGAATTTGTTGATTATCGCATCCGTCAGATTGCTCCTTCGGACCCGATTCCCGAAATCAAGCTCACGGTGCCGGTTATCCCGAAGGTTGTACAAGCTCCGAAACCGGTAAAGCGTCCGAAACAGGCTTTATCGCTTTATGCACGCTATACTTTTGAAAACTTTGTCGAAGGGGAGTGCAATTCCACGGCTTTCCGCGCATGCCAGGCTGTGGCCGAAAATCCGGGCGACCCGTCGTTGAATCCGCTGTTTGTTTATGGCGAAAGCGGCTTGGGCAAGACTCATTTGTTGCAATCCATTGCTGCAAAAATCCAGAAGAACCATCCTGATTATTCGATCGTCTATTGCCATGCATACGATTTTTTGCGTGATGCGACTGCAATGGCATCGGCTCTTCACAATAAGACGGGCAATGTACGTGAACTTGCCCAGAAGTTCCGTGAACGTTATGAGCTTTGCGATATTCTGTTGCTTGATGACGTTCAACTTTTGGAAAAGGGCTTGTGGACGCAGGAACGCCTTGCCATTTTGATTAGGCATTTGCGCGCCGAAGGCAAGCAGGTGGTGATTTCTTGCGACCGCCATCCGTCTAAGTTCAAGGTTGTCGATACGGATAACGAACGCAACTCTTCGAGATCCTCGATTCCGAGCATTTCCAAGAAACTCCTTACTCCGCTTGAATCCTGTGTTGCTGTGGGCCTTGATGAACCGGATTTGCTCACTCGCATGCACTTGATTAGCAAGAAATCCGAAGACTTGCCGTTTGCAAAGGCTGACCGTGAAGAAATTTGCCGTTACCTTTCGATGCCGCCTCGCAAGAATGTGCGCTTGATTGAAGGTCTTTTGAACTTCCTTGGCGCTATGAACATGTTCTGCAAGGCTGATTTGAACTTGAATAGCGTCAAGCGTCTTGTGGCTCCATCGGAACATGGTGGCCATGTGGAACTTACGTCCAAGAACATTATTGAGGCTGTAGCGTTGGAATACCGCGTTGAAGTTTGCGAACTCTCGTCCAAGCGACAGTCTGCTGCGATTTCTATGCCCCGCAAGGTGGCTATGTTCCTTTGCCGCGAACTCACGACCGATTCTCTCCAGAATATCGGCGCGATGTTCTGCAGGGACTATGCCACTGTAATCGCCGCCATAAATTCCCTAAAAAAGCAGATGGAAAAGGATGCGTCGCTCGCAAGGCGCATTCAGGATATCCGTTATATGCTGGAAGCCTAG
- a CDS encoding carbohydrate-binding domain-containing protein gives MNKKFLTMGCISSLSLAMYSGCSDSTSDLYNPANPFGEVNEESSSSVANAGAGDEIVVSSDSESATSSATATSSASLNLSSSATIAPNSSATIAPNSSATLASSSSNGTKPSTNSSSSATPTIQSSSSTTSQQVNENTGNRPVITYAASGATATNAGNCVTVTGGTVTIKCGGEYDFSGNYSGNDAQILVNTAKTDSSVYLNMRGLTLSNTADAPIYIQKASKAFVVAKNGTTNTLSDGSTRTKTYNYTNDNGEAKTDTTGACIYAKDDLTIKGEGTLVVKGNYNNGIHTSNDLKVKNGLITVNAKNNGLKGKSSVEISGGTINITTTEGDGIKSDTEDAADLASGKGSIEITGGEITITSAFDGITAANAVTVANGESTSPTIKVTAGGGHSCLSDPTSNTGSTGGRGGMGGFPGMGGSSCSPTESMKGIKGDSSITISAGIIDINSRDDGLHSSGNITVSGGTITIATDDDGVHAEKALYVKDNANISVTLAYEGMESPDMHFEGGITSVITTDDGWNAAGGTSTTTTGGNTGRGGPGGFGGGFGPGSGSTGKLTVTGGYHYIYVGTGDTDGVDSNGDITISGGVIIVECRMNGGMGGMVDSDGTTNISSNAKLLGFGTNNSEEGTQYSVSFNTNNYYGTSSIAFKPSFSGNKMVSSVGQPSAISSVSGMTKTCFGNSTDRCVYTK, from the coding sequence ATGAATAAAAAGTTTCTGACCATGGGCTGTATTTCGAGCCTTTCATTAGCAATGTACTCCGGCTGCTCGGACTCGACTTCTGATTTGTACAATCCTGCCAATCCATTTGGTGAAGTCAATGAAGAAAGTTCCTCTTCTGTAGCAAATGCCGGAGCTGGGGACGAAATTGTCGTTTCTAGCGATTCCGAAAGCGCAACAAGCAGCGCAACCGCCACCTCGTCTGCAAGTTTGAATTTATCATCCAGCGCTACAATTGCACCGAACAGCAGTGCAACAATTGCTCCAAACAGCAGCGCGACTTTAGCATCATCCAGCAGCAACGGCACAAAGCCAAGCACGAATTCCAGCAGTTCTGCAACCCCGACAATACAAAGCTCTTCTAGCACAACAAGCCAGCAGGTTAACGAAAACACGGGCAACCGCCCTGTAATCACTTACGCCGCAAGTGGCGCCACAGCTACAAATGCAGGCAACTGCGTCACCGTTACAGGCGGTACAGTTACCATCAAATGCGGTGGCGAATACGATTTTAGCGGAAACTACAGCGGAAACGATGCTCAGATTCTTGTGAACACGGCAAAGACTGATTCTTCCGTTTACTTGAACATGAGAGGCCTTACACTCAGCAACACCGCTGACGCCCCGATTTACATCCAGAAGGCAAGCAAGGCTTTCGTGGTCGCCAAAAACGGTACGACCAACACCTTGAGCGATGGCTCCACCCGCACCAAGACCTACAATTACACTAACGATAACGGTGAAGCAAAAACCGATACGACAGGCGCTTGCATTTACGCCAAGGACGACCTCACCATCAAAGGCGAAGGTACGCTCGTTGTCAAGGGAAATTACAATAACGGTATCCATACCAGCAACGACTTGAAGGTTAAAAACGGTCTCATTACGGTCAACGCCAAGAACAATGGTCTCAAGGGTAAAAGCTCCGTTGAAATCAGCGGTGGTACAATCAACATTACCACGACCGAAGGCGATGGCATCAAGAGCGATACCGAAGATGCAGCCGATTTAGCATCAGGCAAGGGAAGCATTGAAATTACGGGTGGCGAAATCACCATCACTTCTGCATTCGATGGCATCACAGCAGCGAACGCAGTAACAGTCGCAAATGGAGAATCGACCTCCCCAACTATCAAGGTTACAGCAGGCGGCGGCCACAGCTGCCTTAGCGATCCCACAAGCAATACCGGCAGCACAGGCGGCCGCGGCGGCATGGGCGGATTCCCCGGTATGGGCGGCAGTTCCTGCTCTCCGACCGAAAGCATGAAGGGTATCAAGGGCGATTCGAGCATCACCATCAGCGCAGGCATTATCGATATCAACAGCCGCGATGACGGTCTCCATAGCAGTGGAAACATCACTGTTTCTGGCGGTACAATCACAATTGCCACTGACGACGATGGCGTCCATGCCGAAAAAGCTCTCTACGTGAAGGACAACGCGAACATCAGCGTTACCCTCGCCTACGAAGGCATGGAATCTCCCGACATGCACTTTGAAGGCGGTATTACAAGCGTCATCACCACTGATGACGGTTGGAATGCGGCCGGCGGAACGTCTACGACCACGACCGGTGGCAACACGGGTCGCGGAGGCCCAGGCGGCTTTGGCGGAGGCTTCGGCCCTGGCAGCGGAAGCACCGGCAAGCTCACAGTTACGGGCGGTTACCACTACATTTACGTTGGCACCGGCGACACAGACGGCGTCGACAGCAATGGAGACATTACGATTTCCGGCGGTGTCATCATCGTGGAATGCCGCATGAACGGTGGCATGGGCGGTATGGTCGATTCCGACGGAACCACGAACATTTCTTCAAACGCAAAGCTCCTCGGTTTCGGCACGAACAATTCCGAAGAAGGCACGCAGTACAGCGTAAGCTTCAATACCAATAACTACTACGGCACTTCGTCAATCGCATTCAAGCCGAGTTTTTCCGGAAACAAGATGGTCTCTAGCGTGGGTCAGCCGAGCGCTATCAGCAGCGTAAGCGGCATGACCAAGACCTGCTTCGGCAACAGTACCGATCGCTGCGTTTATACGAAGTAG
- a CDS encoding U32 family peptidase C-terminal domain-containing protein — translation MKKPELLAPAGDLVRMKYAFAYGADAVYAGQPAFSLRARENGFKNLDDLAEGIAYAHEHGKKFYLTSNVIPRNVKVESFQKALNAALELKPDALIVADPGFVGWLLKEHPETEVHLSVQANTTNYLAASFWKNLGVRRIILSRELRLSEILEIKKQVPDLELEVFVHGAVCMAMSGRCMLSNWVTHRDANQGACDNSCRMPYRLYANSGPQVEDYREHEGSFALQRTDRPELDPIALDEDTWGTYFMSSRDLCALDVIPELVAGGLDSFKIEGRTRSVYYLSQVVRAYRMAIDAVAAGNPVPEESRRAIRFVDGRGFMPGFLRGPLPQNYEATHVDAEGGCVAAQVKDFDEATGACLVNVKNPFSMDDTLELMTPDGMQKCEVEEMLDFRGAAADRLNPGTEGRVFLGKSTLNNEKNAKFSFLVKHAKV, via the coding sequence ATGAAAAAGCCTGAACTTTTAGCACCTGCGGGTGACCTTGTACGAATGAAGTATGCATTTGCTTATGGTGCAGATGCTGTATATGCGGGGCAACCGGCGTTCTCGTTGCGAGCTCGCGAAAACGGCTTCAAGAATCTTGATGACCTTGCTGAAGGCATTGCTTATGCGCATGAACATGGTAAAAAGTTCTATCTCACGAGTAATGTGATTCCGCGAAATGTTAAGGTGGAATCTTTCCAAAAGGCTTTGAATGCGGCTTTGGAACTCAAACCAGATGCCTTGATTGTGGCTGATCCGGGCTTTGTAGGCTGGCTTTTGAAGGAACATCCCGAAACGGAAGTTCATTTGTCCGTGCAGGCAAATACGACTAACTACTTAGCCGCTTCGTTTTGGAAAAACTTAGGTGTTCGTCGAATTATTTTGAGCCGTGAGCTTCGCTTGTCTGAAATTTTAGAGATAAAGAAACAAGTCCCGGACCTTGAACTTGAAGTGTTCGTTCATGGTGCTGTTTGCATGGCTATGTCTGGACGTTGTATGCTTTCGAATTGGGTGACGCACCGCGATGCGAACCAGGGCGCCTGCGATAACAGTTGCCGCATGCCGTATCGCTTGTATGCGAATTCCGGTCCTCAGGTTGAGGACTATCGCGAACACGAAGGCTCGTTTGCTCTGCAGCGCACTGACCGCCCGGAACTCGATCCGATTGCGCTCGATGAAGATACATGGGGCACCTACTTTATGAGTAGCCGTGACCTTTGCGCCTTGGATGTGATTCCTGAACTCGTGGCGGGTGGCCTTGATTCCTTCAAAATCGAAGGCCGTACGCGTTCTGTGTATTACTTGAGCCAGGTGGTGCGCGCTTATCGTATGGCAATTGATGCTGTGGCTGCCGGAAATCCAGTGCCCGAAGAAAGCCGTCGTGCGATTCGATTTGTCGATGGGCGTGGCTTTATGCCGGGATTCTTGCGTGGTCCTTTGCCGCAGAATTACGAAGCAACGCATGTGGATGCAGAAGGTGGCTGCGTGGCGGCTCAGGTGAAGGACTTTGATGAAGCTACGGGTGCATGCCTTGTGAACGTGAAAAATCCGTTCTCCATGGACGATACGTTGGAATTGATGACGCCCGATGGCATGCAAAAGTGCGAAGTTGAAGAAATGCTAGATTTCCGCGGCGCTGCCGCAGATAGGTTGAATCCGGGAACTGAAGGACGCGTTTTTTTGGGAAAAAGTACCTTAAATAACGAAAAAAACGCCAAATTCAGCTTTCTTGTGAAACATGCAAAAGTGTAG
- a CDS encoding NAD(P)-dependent oxidoreductase, with amino-acid sequence MIALLTGGAGVVGKALCRELIARGVCVRVLTLPGDSLAKSLPAEVDVCYGDVTDFESIKSAFEGVDVVYHLAAILLSTKRGAFEHVNTWGTRNVIEACKLAGVRRFLYVSSISVTYPVLTPYGESKKKGEALVHASGLDWTIVRPTLVIGDGGGVEFNMFRDYVKKFPLYFMPGGGKCLKRPVCSVDLVKGIAVAGLESKAVGKTYALAGSTVMTMAEMASYVLKSAGMRHMMIPLPWWISKRLAVLKNWIGGERVSAEQALAGFLYDAAPSIEEAEADLDYHPGCPFSN; translated from the coding sequence ATGATTGCTTTATTGACGGGTGGCGCCGGCGTCGTAGGGAAGGCGTTGTGCCGGGAACTTATAGCACGGGGAGTGTGTGTCCGCGTCTTGACGCTTCCGGGCGATTCTTTGGCAAAATCCTTGCCTGCTGAGGTGGATGTCTGTTACGGCGATGTCACCGATTTTGAATCGATAAAAAGTGCGTTTGAAGGGGTGGATGTCGTCTATCACTTGGCGGCAATTCTTTTATCAACAAAACGTGGTGCTTTTGAACACGTGAATACGTGGGGAACGCGCAATGTTATTGAGGCTTGCAAACTTGCTGGCGTGCGTCGCTTCCTTTATGTTTCTAGCATTTCCGTGACATATCCGGTGCTTACGCCCTATGGCGAAAGCAAAAAGAAGGGCGAAGCGCTTGTGCATGCGTCTGGTTTGGATTGGACGATTGTGCGACCTACGCTTGTAATTGGCGATGGCGGTGGCGTGGAATTCAACATGTTCCGCGATTACGTGAAAAAGTTCCCGCTCTATTTTATGCCGGGGGGAGGCAAGTGCCTCAAACGCCCGGTTTGCAGTGTGGATTTGGTCAAGGGGATCGCTGTTGCTGGCCTTGAATCAAAAGCGGTCGGGAAAACATACGCTCTTGCGGGTTCGACTGTCATGACGATGGCGGAAATGGCTTCGTATGTGCTTAAATCTGCTGGAATGCGCCACATGATGATTCCGCTTCCGTGGTGGATCTCGAAGCGACTTGCCGTTCTGAAAAACTGGATTGGCGGGGAACGTGTTTCGGCCGAGCAGGCTTTGGCGGGTTTTTTGTATGATGCCGCGCCTTCCATCGAAGAAGCCGAAGCTGATTTAGATTACCATCCGGGCTGCCCGTTTAGCAATTAG
- a CDS encoding capsule assembly Wzi family protein: MSESFAVSPVIEPERTFNLRTLETAPMLFEYHRQTIGNERQYFTYPRRDTTFRKNFTKTESNALLYFDNLRGAGILGNGLQYKCEKGDSACAARALTLENSIPRVAIAASIVGGIDYRGGEYINDTDHRGISTNGKTFGDTIWPGIDGGIYVRGFVDSLDFVLDARIYSEGHSAKKPRSYDREFLEIQNESKKSGADYTSYARYRTHFAFNHDWLRLDFGRDVMHWGPGYYNNLSLNQFAVPYNMMSLDLMIGPLRVMSFYADLRIFHSFDMANKDNTRNLFGHRYELAVGNATFGISELTILYDNMKPWLFVPTAPLFMEKGNFSENSNNGSLSFDFNYRLFNTVRLYTEFFLDDMDSPISLIRNDNIEAKWAWMAGFQAGHNFYYKGHKIEAGTIFEYARVEPYVYSHFKKNTAQMAHLGYPLGNQGGPNSRTIDWNLFARLDGHIFASVRQTWFWKGTNYGSAVNDTTPGSHNLKKKHYLKGAELQYSLTPAISYEGQRFSFMGELTLIDDRKAYIRAGFKF; encoded by the coding sequence GTGAGTGAGTCCTTTGCGGTTTCTCCGGTCATTGAACCCGAACGAACCTTCAATTTGCGGACTCTCGAAACGGCTCCGATGCTGTTTGAATACCATCGACAGACCATAGGAAACGAACGCCAGTACTTTACGTACCCGCGCAGGGATACGACTTTCCGCAAGAATTTCACAAAGACAGAAAGCAACGCGCTTTTGTACTTCGATAATTTACGCGGTGCCGGTATTTTGGGAAATGGACTTCAGTACAAATGTGAAAAGGGTGATTCTGCATGTGCAGCTCGTGCTCTCACTCTTGAAAACTCGATTCCGCGTGTGGCCATTGCGGCTAGCATTGTAGGCGGTATTGATTATCGTGGTGGTGAATACATTAATGATACTGATCATCGTGGCATTAGCACTAATGGTAAGACATTTGGAGATACGATTTGGCCGGGAATAGACGGTGGCATTTACGTTCGCGGTTTTGTCGATTCTTTAGATTTTGTTTTGGATGCGCGTATTTACAGCGAAGGTCATTCTGCCAAGAAACCGCGCTCTTATGACCGCGAATTTTTGGAAATTCAAAATGAATCGAAAAAGTCTGGTGCTGATTACACAAGCTATGCTCGTTATCGCACGCACTTCGCGTTTAATCATGACTGGTTGCGCCTTGATTTTGGCCGTGATGTAATGCACTGGGGACCTGGCTACTATAACAACTTGTCTTTAAACCAGTTTGCTGTTCCGTACAACATGATGAGCTTGGACTTGATGATTGGTCCTCTCCGTGTGATGAGCTTTTATGCGGACTTGCGCATTTTCCACAGCTTTGATATGGCGAACAAGGACAATACACGAAACCTCTTTGGCCACCGCTATGAACTTGCCGTAGGGAATGCTACGTTTGGTATAAGCGAACTTACGATTCTTTATGATAACATGAAACCCTGGTTGTTTGTACCGACAGCACCGTTGTTTATGGAAAAGGGTAATTTTTCGGAAAATAGCAACAATGGTTCCTTGTCTTTTGATTTTAACTATCGTTTGTTTAACACGGTGCGTCTTTATACGGAATTCTTTTTGGACGATATGGATTCCCCGATTAGCTTGATTCGCAATGATAATATTGAGGCGAAGTGGGCTTGGATGGCGGGTTTCCAGGCTGGTCATAATTTCTATTACAAAGGTCATAAGATTGAAGCGGGTACGATCTTTGAATACGCTCGCGTTGAACCTTATGTCTATTCCCATTTTAAAAAGAATACGGCCCAGATGGCTCACTTAGGGTATCCGCTCGGAAATCAGGGTGGCCCGAACAGCCGTACGATTGACTGGAATCTTTTTGCTCGTTTGGATGGCCATATCTTTGCGTCTGTCCGTCAGACTTGGTTCTGGAAAGGAACGAATTACGGTAGTGCCGTGAACGATACGACTCCCGGCTCCCATAATTTGAAGAAAAAGCACTATCTCAAAGGTGCGGAACTCCAGTATTCTTTGACTCCCGCAATCAGTTATGAAGGACAACGTTTCTCTTTTATGGGAGAACTCACGCTTATTGACGATCGCAAAGCTTACATTCGAGCCGGATTCAAATTCTAA
- a CDS encoding type IV pilus twitching motility protein PilT translates to MAELRIEQLLREMVNRKASDLHLRVGVPPVYRINGTLQRLFDVRIDSAMMDSFLDDIMNRDQKQRFEANKECDFAVGARDMGRFRVNVFRQRGTIAVVIRHIKAVIPAFEELHLPEIIRELSLTKRGLILVTGTTGSGKSTTLASMIDYINQKESVNVITVEDPIEYLYKDNVAIISQREIGVDTLSYANALRAALRQDPDVLLVGEIRDLETMQIALTAADTGHMVFATIHTTNAVETIHRVLSMYPPHQHDEIRLLLAEVLVGIISLRLLPTKDGNGRVPAAEILVNTGAIKEYIEDKNKLDMVEQAVAEGHIQYHSQTFDQALLELYQNDQISLETAMNAATNRDDFDLKIRGISGTSDRGWM, encoded by the coding sequence ATGGCTGAACTTCGCATCGAACAGCTCTTGCGCGAAATGGTGAACCGCAAGGCGTCTGACTTGCACCTTCGTGTGGGCGTGCCGCCGGTTTATCGTATTAACGGTACTTTGCAAAGGCTTTTTGACGTTCGTATTGATTCCGCTATGATGGATTCCTTTTTGGACGACATCATGAATCGCGACCAAAAGCAGCGTTTTGAGGCCAATAAGGAATGTGACTTTGCCGTTGGCGCACGCGATATGGGGCGTTTCCGTGTGAACGTGTTCCGCCAGCGTGGTACGATTGCTGTTGTAATCCGTCATATTAAGGCTGTTATTCCTGCATTCGAAGAACTTCATTTGCCCGAAATCATTCGCGAATTGTCTTTGACAAAGCGCGGGCTTATTCTTGTGACAGGTACGACCGGTTCTGGTAAATCGACGACGCTTGCTTCCATGATTGACTACATCAATCAGAAAGAATCCGTGAACGTCATTACTGTCGAAGACCCGATTGAATACCTTTACAAGGACAACGTGGCAATTATCTCGCAGCGTGAAATCGGCGTGGATACCCTTTCGTACGCGAACGCTCTCCGTGCGGCTCTCCGTCAGGACCCGGACGTGCTTCTGGTGGGCGAAATTCGTGACCTTGAAACCATGCAGATTGCTTTGACTGCAGCCGATACGGGTCATATGGTGTTTGCGACAATCCATACGACGAACGCCGTGGAAACGATTCACCGTGTGCTTTCGATGTATCCGCCGCACCAGCATGATGAAATTCGTCTTTTGCTAGCAGAAGTGTTGGTCGGTATTATTTCGCTTAGACTTTTGCCGACCAAGGATGGCAATGGGCGAGTGCCTGCAGCCGAAATCCTCGTGAATACGGGCGCCATCAAGGAATATATCGAAGATAAGAATAAGCTTGACATGGTGGAACAGGCGGTTGCTGAAGGCCATATTCAGTATCATAGCCAGACGTTCGACCAGGCGCTTTTGGAACTTTACCAGAACGACCAAATCTCGCTTGAAACGGCTATGAATGCTGCTACGAACCGTGATGACTTCGATCTTAAGATTCGTGGTATTTCTGGTACGTCTGACCGCGGCTGGATGTAA